A genomic segment from Aegilops tauschii subsp. strangulata cultivar AL8/78 chromosome 1, Aet v6.0, whole genome shotgun sequence encodes:
- the LOC141039313 gene encoding uncharacterized protein, with protein sequence MGLCSSNWKDPVHEMTTTGVATIFRRGTYAHGKDPCIDPFCVWGNDILMNKHQVRKLIRIISKKIRMVARKLFVYALYNTTVSCRMWFPKQFTQDYLAKYMIGGHALKVKVFHPDYNEHREVVM encoded by the exons atgggtctgtgctcttccaactggaaggatcccgtccatgaaat gacaacaacgggagtagCCACCATTTTCCgtcgag gtacatatgcccatggcaaggatccatgcatcgaccctttttgcgtatggggcaatgacatattgatgaacaagcatcaagtgaggaaactgataaggattattagcaaaaagatacgaatggtggcaagaaaattatttgtttatgctctatacaacacaacagtgagctgtaggatg tggttcccgaagcagttcactcaagattacctcgcaaagtacatgattggtggacacgcactgaaggttaaagtatttcatccagactacaatgagcatcgagaagtcgtaatgtag